A genomic region of Ovis aries strain OAR_USU_Benz2616 breed Rambouillet chromosome 20, ARS-UI_Ramb_v3.0, whole genome shotgun sequence contains the following coding sequences:
- the LOC101120151 gene encoding olfactory receptor 12D1-like translates to MLNRTSVTEFLLLPVTDIQVLQPVLFVVFLAIYIVNLAANGAILRVVISDPRLHSPMYFFLGNLSCLDICFSTASLPKMMENILSTHKAISFSGCISQLHFFHFMGSTESMLLAMMGFDRFVAICKPLHYTLIMNPQVCIQMALTVWIIGFFHALLHSVMTSRLNFCGSNHIHHILCDVKPLLELACGNTELNQWLINTVTGTIATGSCFLTFLSYFYIIIYLFFNTHSCSMLHKALSTCASHFLVVVTFFIPGVFVYIHPASSSSMDQDQISAIMYSVVTPVLNPLIYTLRNKEVKGALRRVM, encoded by the coding sequence ATGCTGAATCGAACATCAGTCACTGAATTTCTCCTCCTGCCAGTGACagacatccaagtactgcagccTGTTCTCTTTGTGGTTTTCCTTGCAATTTACATTGTCAATCTGGCTGCGAATGGAGCCATCCTGAGAGTTGTCATCTCTGATCCAAGACTCCATTCTCctatgtattttttcctgggaaacCTGTCATGTCTGGATATCTGCTTCTCCACAGCGAGTCTGCCAAAGATGATGGAGAACATCCTCTCTACACACAAAGCAATTTCTTTCTCGGGATGCATAAGCCAGCTTCATTTCTTCCACTTCATGGGCAGCACTGAGTCCATGTTGCTGGCCATGATGGGCTTTGACCGCTTTGTGGCTATctgcaaaccacttcattataCTCTGATCATGAATCCTCAAGTCTGTATCCAGATGGCTCTCACTGTCTGGATCATTGGTTTTTTTCATGCCCTGCTGCACTCAGTAATGACCTCTCGCTTAAACTTCTGTGGTTCCAACCATATTCATCACATCCTCTGTGATGTTAAGCCATTGCTGGAGTTGGCCTGTGGGAACACTGAGCTCAACCAGTGGCTGATCAACACTGTCACAGGCACTATTGCCACAGGTTCATGCTTTCTAACATTCCTGTCCTATTTCTATATTATTATCTATCTTTTCTTCAACACCCATTCTTGCAGCATGCTTCATAAAGCACTGTCTACTTGTGCCTCCCACTTCTTGGTAGTTGTTACTTTCTTCATCCCTGGTGTTTTTGTTTACATTCATCCTGCCTCAAGTAGCTCCATGGACCAGGATCAGATCAGTGCCATTATGTACAGTGTGGTCACTCCTGTGCTAAATCCACTGATCTATACTTTGAGGAACAAGGAAGTAAAGGGGGCCTTGAGGAGGGTGATGTGA
- the LOC101119122 gene encoding olfactory receptor 12D2-like — protein MLFSLFQLMLNQTSVTEFLLLGVTDIQELQPVLFVVFLATYIVSLAGNGAILMVVISYSRLHSPMYFFLGNQPCLDICYSTVTLPKMLENFLSTHKTISFLGCTSQLHFFHFLGSTESMLLAVMGFDRFVAICKPFYYTLIMSHQFCIQMAVTIWIIGFFHALLHSIMTSHLNFCGSNRIHQFFCDVKPLLELACGNTELNEWLLNTVTGTIATGSCFLTCLSYFYIIIYLFFKTHSCSMLHKAPSTCASYFLAVILFHIPGIFVYIHRASSSSMDQDQIIAIMYTVVTPVLNPLIYTLRNKEVKGALRRVM, from the coding sequence atgttgttttctctctttcaacTGATGCTGAATCAAACATCAGTCACTGAATTTCTCCTCCTGGGAGTGACAGACATCCAAGAACTGCAGCCTGTTCTCTTTGTGGTTTTCCTTGCAACTTACATTGTCAGCTTGGCTGGAAATGGAGCCATCCTGATGGTTGTCATCTCTTATTCAAGACTCCATTCTCctatgtattttttcctgggaaacCAGCCATGTCTAGATATCTGCTATTCCACAGTGACTCTGCCAAAGATGCTGGAGAACTTCCTCTCTACCCACAAAACAATTTCTTTCTTGGGATGCACAAGCCAGCttcatttcttccatttcctgGGCAGCACTGAGTCCATGTTGCTGGCCGTGATGGGCTTTGACCGCTTTGTGGCTATCTGCAAACCATTTTATTATACTCTTATCATGAGTCATCAATTCTGTATCCAGATGGCTGTCACTATCTGGATCATTGGTTTTTTCCATGCCCTGCTGCACTCAATAATGACCTCTCACTTAAACTTCTGTGGTTCCAACCGTattcatcaattcttctgtgacGTTAAGCCATTGCTGGAGTTGGCCTGTGGGAACACTGAGCTCAATGAGTGGCTGCTCAATACTGTCACAGGCACTATTGCCACGGGTTCATGCTTTCTAACATGCCTGTCCTATTTCTATATTATTATCTATCTTTTCTTTAAGACCCACTCTTGCAGCATGCTTCATAAAGCACCGTCTACGTGTGCCTCCTACTTCTTGGCAGTTATTCTTTTCCACATCCCTGGTATTTTTGTTTACATTCATCGTGCCTCAAGTAGCTCCATGGACCAGGATCAGATTATTGCCATTATGTACACTGTGGTCACTCCCGTACTAAATCCACTGATCTATACTTTGAGGAACAAGGAAGTAAAAGGGGCCTTGAGGAGGGTGATGTGA
- the LOC101119380 gene encoding olfactory receptor 12D1-like has product MLNQTSVTEFLLLGVTDIQVLQPVLFVVFLAIYIVNVAGNGVILMVVVSDSRLHSPMYFFLGNLSCLDICYSTVTLPKMLENFLSTHKIISFLGCISQLHFFHFLGSTETMLLAVMGFDRFVAICKPLRYTLIMNHQVCTQMAVTIWITGFFHALLHSVMTSRLNSCGSNHIHHFFCDVKPLLELACGNTDLNERLLHSVTGTIAMGSFSLTLLSYFYIIIYLFFKTHSCSMLHKALSTCASHFMVVVLFYAPVIFTYIPPATGSSMDQERIIAIMYSVITPVLNPLIYTLRNKEVEGALRRAIRRRL; this is encoded by the coding sequence ATGCTGAATCAAACCTCAGTCACTGAATTTCTCCTCCTAGGAGTGACagacatccaagtactgcagccTGTTCTCTTTGTGGTTTTCCTTGCAATTTACATTGTCAATGTGGCTGGGAATGGAGTCATCCTGATGGTTGTCGTCTCTGATTCAAGACTCCATTCTCctatgtattttttcctgggaaacCTGTCATGTCTAGATATCTGCTACTCCACAGTGACTCTGCCAAAGATGCTGGAGAACTTCCTGTCTACCcacaaaataatttctttcttggGATGCATAAGCCAGCTTCATTTCTTCCACTTCCTAGGCAGCACAGAAACCATGTTGTTGGCCGTGATGGGCTTTGACCGCTTTGTGGCTATCTGCAAACCACTTCGTTACACTCTCATCATGAATCATCAGGTCTGTACCCAGATGGCTGTCACTATCTGGATCACTGGGTTTTTCCATGCCCTACTGCACTCAGTAATGACCTCTCGCTTAAACTCCTGTGGCTCCAACCATATCCATCACTTCTTCTGTGATGTTAAGCCATTGCTAGAGTTGGCCTGTGGAAACACTGACCTCAATGAACGGCTACTTCATTCTGTGACAGGGACCATTGCCATGGGCTCATTCTCTCTAACCCTTCTCTCCTATTTCTATATCATTATCTATCTTTTCTTCAAGACCCATTCTTGCAGCATGCTTCATAAAGCACTGTCTACATGTGCCTCCCACTTCATGGTAGTTGTTCTTTTCTATGCTCCTGTTATCTTCACTTACATTCCTCCTGCCACAGGTAGCTCCATGGACCAAGAACGGATCATTGCCATTATGTACAGTGTGATCACTCCTGTACTAAACCCACTGATCTATACTTTGAGGAACAAGGAAGTAGAGGGGGCTTTGAGGAGGGCGATCAGAAGGAGACTCTGA